GCTGCTCGGGATCGAACGCGCCGGCCGTGCGCGGGGCCTTGCGCAGCAGGATGACACCGAACGCGAAACACACGGCAAAGAGGATCGCCATGGCCACGTCGGAGCGGAGACCACCACGCCTCCGGAGCGCCCCGATCGCGACGGCCGCGAGCGCCGTGAACGGGATGGCCACGACGAGCGGCGCGTGGAGCCCCAAGAACATTCCGAGCGCGATCCCCCCGAAGGCCGCGTGAGAGAGCCCGTCGCCCAGGGTGGCGAGGCCACGGGCCGTGACGAGCACTCCGAGCACGGCGAGCAGCGCCGCGAGGATCGAGCCCGCGAGGAGCGCGCGTTGGAAGAGCGGGATCGCGAGAAAAGAGAGGTCCATCGGAGGCGGGTAGCGGCGAGGTGCCCTACGAGCGCGAGGAGAGCACGATTCGGACGGCCTGCCTCGCCCTCCCTCGACGCTCAGAAAACACCAATAGTTTCATGCATATGCCGATTGCCGTCACAAACCGAGCTGCTTCTTGAGGAGCTCCCGGAGCACGAGATCCGACACGTCCACACGCGCCCAGCGCTCCCCCGCGCCCGCGCCCTTGCCCCACGAGACGACCGCGGGCGACGGCGCGACCGGATGGCTCGGGTCGACCAGGAACGGCTGGGCGAAGAAGACGAAGCTCACCTCTTTGCCGAGGGCGCTCACGTACGTGGCGAGGGACTTGTCGTCGGCGAGCTTGCGCGGGGGCTTCGTGCCACGCACGAGGAGATCGAGCGGAGAGTCTCCGACCGCGGCGACGAGGCGCCCCCCCTCCGCGTTCCACGCGAGCCCGAGCTTCGTGTCGGACAGCTTTCCTTTCCCCTCGATCGAGAGATCGAGCACGTCGCACTTGCCGACGCCGGGGGCGTCCCCGGTCGATCGGAGGGTCTGCTTCAGGTGGAAGGGCTCCTTGAACACGGGCGCGCGGAGGAGCTCGGCCACGTCTCCCATGGCGCGAGGTGCGAGCCCTCCGTCACGGGCGTCGGTCCTTAGGACGAGCCCCTTGCCTACCCCCTTGTCCTTGTCCGCGCCGCCGAGCGCGAAGAGCGTGAGCGCGTCCCCTCGCCCTTTGGCGAACCCGTCGATCGCGCCGTGGAGCTTCTTCCCTTCGGCCTCGGGCAGGCGGGCGCCGAGCGCGGCGACGATGGCGGCCTCGACGTCCCGCGCGTCGGCCACACGTTCGTCGGGGGCGCTCCGCGACAGCACGGCGAAGATGGCGTCTTGGGGCACTTCGAAGATCGGGGCGACGTCACCGACGGTCATCGCCTCCACGCCACCGTCGCGCTCGGGCCCGGTCGCCGTCACGCGGACGTGCACGTCGCCTACGCCCGTGTCGACGTCGACGCTCGCCTTCGTGAGGCTCGCGAGGGTCGCCATCCGGCGCTGCACGAAGGCGTCCACGATGGCCACGACGGCCTTCGGATCGCCGAAGTCGGGGGCCCTGCCCCGGGCGTCGCGCATCTTGGCGTCCGCGGCGAGCAAGTCGACGGCGTAGGCCTGCCATTGCCGCTCGAGGAAGGGGCGCACCTTTCCCGATATGGCCGTCGGGGCGAGCTCGACGTGCACCTCGGACTTGGGGAGCGGGGCCTTCGCGAGGGTTCGTGCCGCGTACGGCCCGAGGCGCTTCACGGTGGCCTCGTCCTTCGCGACGACGAGGTACCCCGACGGGTCGAGGGCGAGCCCGACGCCGGCGCGCGTGTCTCCGCCGCCCTTCGGGGACAGCACCGTCAAACCTGCTTCGTCACGCGCCGAGAGCCTGGCCGTCTCGGAGTCGACGAGGGCGTCGCGCGCCTTGCGCTTGTCGAGGAGCTTCACCGCCACGGCCCAGCTCGGCTCGGTAGGCTCCCCTGCGAGCACCACGAAAACCGGTGATTTTCCGTCGATTTCGGCCCCGACGCCGAGGTCGAGCCCCGCGAGCGACGCGACGAGCCCGCCCGCGGACTGGGGCATGAGCCCGATGGCCCCACCGATCCCCGTTTGGACGCGGCGCCAGGACACATCGGGGGTGAGGAGGGTCACGTCCGCGACGAGGTCGTCCGGGGCGGGGACCTTGGCGAGCTCGGGCTCTTGAGCGTCTCGCGCCTCGGTCTCGGTCTTTCCGCAGCCCCCGCACCCCGCGAGCCCGAGCACGAAGAAGAGGCCGACGGAGAGCCCACGAAACGAGCGGAGCTTCGAGATCATCGCCCCGCTTTTACCAGCGAAGGCCGAAATCTCCACGGCAGGAACGCGCCGCTCGGGTCCGGCGCCGACGCGCATTCAGCTTGAAATATACGCCAAACGCCTACCCCAAAAAGGGCGTCTGGCCGGGGTGGTGCGGCTCGGCTGGCAAGTGGGCGTTGAAGTCCGCGGGAGGCGGCTGGTAGAGTCGCGCGCCGCGCCGCGAGTGACCGCGCGCTTCTTCCCGCACAGCGGCTCGGAAGGCGACCGTGACCCCATGATCGACGACGTCCACAAAGAGTTCCTCTCGGCGGCCGCCAAGGCCCACGACGCCCTCAAACGCGACCTCGCCAAGCTGCGTGCCGGCCGCGCCAGCACGAACCTGCTCGACGGGGTACGCGTCGACTACTACGGCACGCCCACGCCGCTCGCGCAGATGGCGAACATCGCGATCCCCGAGGCCCGCATGATCACGGTCAAGCCGTGGGACAAGTCGGTCATCAAGCAGGTCGAGAAGGCCCTCCGCGAGAACGACCTCGGCCTGAACCCCCAGACCGACGGCGATCTCATCCGCATCCCGCTCCCGCCCCTCACGGAGGAGCGCCGCCGCGAGTTCGTGAAGATCGCCAAGAAGTACGGAGAGGAGTGCAAGGTCACCCTCCGGAAGGCCCGCCACGAGGCCCTCGACATGCTCACCGAGATGGACGACGAGGGCGAAGCCAGCCAGGACGACGTCGAACGCGGAAAAAAGAAGGCGGAAGAGCTCGTCTCGGAGGCCGTGAAGCTCGTCGACCAGCTGGTCGCAGCCAAAGAGAAGGACATCATGGAGGTGTGACTTCGGGCCGCGGTTTCCCCGCGGTCGGCCCGTTCTTCGCAGACGACCGGGTCGGAGCCCGAAACGTGCGGTACTTGGCGCGAAATCCGCCACCTTGACACCACCGAGCGACGATGAAAGCCTGGACGAAATGACGACGCGCGGGCAGTGGAGCTGCCCCCCTTCGGCTCCCACCAAGGAACGTGAAACGCGGCACCCCTCTGCGCTCGGGTCCGCGCGCGCCGTGTGCAAAAGGCCCACGCCATGAAAATCGAAGCATCCCCGATGCGCGCGATCGCCGCGGGCCTGAGCGACGTCGGACTCCAGCGCGAGCACAACGAGGACTCGTTCGTCGTCCTGAGCGAGCACGACCTCTTCGTCGTCGCCGACGGGATGGGCGGGCATCGCGCAGGTGACGTGGCCTCCAAGCTCGCCACCGAGACGATCTCCGAGTTTTTCCGGTCGACCGCGAACGAGGACGTGACCTGGCCGTTCCACTTCGACACGAACCTCTCCGAGGAGGAAAACCGTCTCTTGACGGGCATTCGTGTCGCGAACCGCCAAATCTTCGAGCGGAGCTCGCGCTCTCGCGAGTGCCACGGCATGGGCACCACGGTCGTGGGCGCGATGTTCAGCCCGCGAAAGCGCCGCATGTACATCGGCCACGTCGGGGACTCGCGCTGCTACCGCGTCCGCAACGGGCAGATCCAGTGTTTGACGCGCGATCACTCGCTCATCAACGACTACCTGCTCGCGATGCCGGACCTGACGGAAGAGCAGCGCAGCGAGCTCCCGAAGAACGTCATCACCCGCGCGCTCGGCATGCACGATCAGGTCGTCGTCGATCTCCAACACGACGATCCCCGGAACGGCGACATCTACGTGCTCTGCTCCGACGGCCTCTCCGGCATGGTCGAGGACGCGGAGATCCTCGAGCTCGTGAAGCAGTCGAACGACATCGGCGAGCTCTGCACGGCCCTCATCGCGAAGGCCAACGAGCACGGCGGTGAGGACAACGTCACGGCCGTCGTGATCAAGATCGAGGTCCCCGACGAGCCCACGGTGCAAGACGGCGAGCCTCAAGAAGAGGTGACCATGTCGGGCGTCCTCCATCGCGACTCGGCCGGCGTCGAAGACCTCGCGACCCGCGAGACGGCCCTCCCCGATCCGGCGCCCGAAAAGACCCCGCGGGCCCCCGAGTCGAAGTAGCGCGGCGCGCGCGCACCGTACGGGTGTCGACCGTCTCCGGCACGGCGCCGTGGCCGTTCGCTTGCGTCTTTGCGCCGGGCATTCTATGCGAAGGCACCTTGGGCCACGTCGGCCCTCCCCTTAAGAGCACCCATGGATCTCAAACAAGCCATCGACACGGTCCGCCACCTCGACAAGTTCCTCGGCCAAATCACCCAGGAATACGGCACGGCGACCTACGCGATCTTGGCAGCCGTGGTGTTCTGCGAGACGGGCCTCGTGGTGCTCCCGTTCCTCCCCGGCGACTCGCTCCTCTTCGCGTCGGGCGCCGTGGCGAGCCTGCCCAACTCCGGCCTCAACGTGGCCTTGCTCGGGCTCATCCTGATCGCCGCGGCCATCGTCGGCGACACGGTGAACTACCATGTGGGCAAGGCCATCGGCCCGCGCGTCATGACGTCGTCCACGTCGAAGATCTTCAACAAGAAGCACCTCGATAAGACCCGGAAATTCTTCGACAAATACGGCGCGAAGACGATCATCCTCTGCCGCTTCGTCCCTATCGTCCGCACGTTCGCGCCCTTCGTCGCCGGCGCGGGCACCATGAACTACGGC
The DNA window shown above is from Myxococcales bacterium and carries:
- the frr gene encoding ribosome recycling factor; translation: MIDDVHKEFLSAAAKAHDALKRDLAKLRAGRASTNLLDGVRVDYYGTPTPLAQMANIAIPEARMITVKPWDKSVIKQVEKALRENDLGLNPQTDGDLIRIPLPPLTEERRREFVKIAKKYGEECKVTLRKARHEALDMLTEMDDEGEASQDDVERGKKKAEELVSEAVKLVDQLVAAKEKDIMEV
- a CDS encoding Stp1/IreP family PP2C-type Ser/Thr phosphatase produces the protein MRAIAAGLSDVGLQREHNEDSFVVLSEHDLFVVADGMGGHRAGDVASKLATETISEFFRSTANEDVTWPFHFDTNLSEEENRLLTGIRVANRQIFERSSRSRECHGMGTTVVGAMFSPRKRRMYIGHVGDSRCYRVRNGQIQCLTRDHSLINDYLLAMPDLTEEQRSELPKNVITRALGMHDQVVVDLQHDDPRNGDIYVLCSDGLSGMVEDAEILELVKQSNDIGELCTALIAKANEHGGEDNVTAVVIKIEVPDEPTVQDGEPQEEVTMSGVLHRDSAGVEDLATRETALPDPAPEKTPRAPESK
- a CDS encoding DedA family protein, whose product is MDLKQAIDTVRHLDKFLGQITQEYGTATYAILAAVVFCETGLVVLPFLPGDSLLFASGAVASLPNSGLNVALLGLILIAAAIVGDTVNYHVGKAIGPRVMTSSTSKIFNKKHLDKTRKFFDKYGAKTIILCRFVPIVRTFAPFVAGAGTMNYGKFITYNVIGAVAWVVLMMGSGVLFGQLDIVKKNFELVVIGIVVLSVMPMVIEWWKNRGKKDDGAEEKPAEAVAAKD